GTCACAAATTTTAGAACGGCCAATGTGCCGATAAAGTTGATCAATACATAAATCAGGGCGAGGTCCAGAAAATCGGGGCGGTCAGTTAAAAATCCGAGTACAGCAATAAATAATACGGTTTTGGTGCCAAACATATTTACCGATAGGATGCGATCGTACACAGTTGGTCCCAATAGGGCGCGGCAAAGTGCCAGTGCCATGGTGACCAATATGCCGATCATTGCCGCAATAAACATCTCATTGCTCCAGTGCCGTCGTCACGCGGCGGTCCATATCGCCGCTCTGTACAT
This genomic window from Gemmatimonadota bacterium contains:
- a CDS encoding monovalent cation/H+ antiporter complex subunit F, with product MFIAAMIGILVTMALALCRALLGPTVYDRILSVNMFGTKTVLFIAVLGFLTDRPDFLDLALIYVLINFIGTLAVLKFVTYNDLGADPEK